The stretch of DNA GTGTCCAGTCCAACATGACACTTAACACCTAAAATGGACGGAAAGggtaaattgctaacagaataCGAGTATTGTGGGTTTTACCGCCCAAATTTGGGTTTTGGGGGTTAAGTGAAACCAAAATGAAAATTTTGGGGATTTTGtcgccatttttttttttaatctaactAATCTAAAGCTAGTTTTTAGTACGAACAGATGctaaaacatataattaatctaGTTATAATATTTCCTGATCAAGTTATTATTATGTTCTATTTTGACAAAATTGAGTTCATATCATTTTGAAAAGAGaaagatatttttataattttcattatctactttattatatttaattagtcattttgttaattttttttaaaaaaataagagccTGTTTAGCTTTGTTttcagtttttagtttttagaaTTATGTTTTCAAAAGTGAGaataaaaaacttatttttgttattttaaaatatttaatagtaTTTGGCAcaagttttttaaatttttttgtttctaattttttaaaattcaattttcaaaaaactatttttaaatttttttgccaAATGACTcctattagtttttaaaaactgttttctattttttaaaacataaaacagtttttaaattATGAAGCCAAACAATCCCTAATTGTCAAGAATCATGAGATtccatatcaaaattaatattggTAACGGGAGCAGTATAGTTTATGGatcttatatattctattatctttccacACAATAGCAATGTGAGACTCTCTAACATCCCCTCAATAAGGTaagctatttttttttgcttaccATCTTGAACAACTCGATCacagttctttttttttttggctcacTATCCTTGAATTACAAGTGGTTCTTTTAACTCTACTTTTTGGAacaattttttttcgaattttcgGTGGCTCTTTTTGAATATAATGTAATGTATTGTATTATTGGATTTGgtggttctttttttttttggctctaCTTTTGTTTTGATCAACTTCTTTTTATTTGAGATTGAATAGTCGTaagatattatttttgtttttgttctgataccatgttagaattataaaatataacgAGAAGAATAATTCGTAAATCTTGTATTCTATCTTttcggtaaaaaaaaaaattctaacataatATTTTCCCACCTAGTCCTTTTGAAAAATACATGGAGGAAAGTTTTATTCATCAAAATAAAGCATCCAACCAATGACTTATAAAATAGTATTTGATATTACTATAATAAGAAATATAAGTAATGAGTTGAAACTATATCATAACTAATAATACTACAAGTACAAGTTTAAGGTTTGGCTAATAGCGTGTATTGTTATTGTCAaacatttctaattatacaATACATTACATTATATCAACACATACATATACTTCCCCTAACAAatctttaataataataataataataataatataagttGAGTTGATCTTTAATATTGTTAATTAGTTTGAAAAACAGTTTCCCGCCAACCAAAAATTAACCAGAATTAGAGTTAACAACCAAGAAATGAATGGATCCAACTGGAGAACCCTTCCATTTCCCAATTCCCATTCCGAAAAGGAAAAGGATTTTCTCAACAATCTCTTCCAACCTCACCACCTCCGTCCATGGCGCCTTCAGTCAACGTCACAGTAGATTCGCCATTGCCACCACTCTCCAAACCTCCAGGAAGCCGCGGGACCCACTTCTCACCGCCATCATCATCATCGCGCCGCCACGTTCTCTTCTCCGATCAAACCTCGAACGGTACCGATCTCTATTCCACAACAGCAACAAACAAACGCACCAGCAGAAAATGCCGCTCCTGTTGGCTTGGTTGCTTAGCCTGGTCAGCTATGGTGACCTTCGCCTTCGTACTCGTTCTCCTCCTGTTCACAATCATAGCCGCCTCATTTCTCAACTCCTTGATTCCAGAGATCTCGCTTCACAGCATCAAATTCGAAAATATGAGAGCTATTCACCCGAGTTCTCCCAGGCGAAAACCCTCAATCGCAGCGGATATGGTGTACGTGATGAGATTCACTAATAATAATGAGAAAACGACAGTGAGTTTCAGTTCGTTGACGGTGGTGGCTCTGTGGAAGGGGAGCAAATTGGGGGAAGCTGTGATCGGTGCTTTTACTGAGAAACCTAAATCGAGGAAGGAATTGAGTCTGCGAACGAGAGTTGAGAATGGAGAGAAGGACGATGCTTATTCTTTCGATGCAGGTTTGATGACTGATGAGAATTCTGTGATTGATTTGTTGTTTGAAGGAGTTTTTGGTTTCAAAAATGGTCAGTTTGAATTGAAAGGGGTTCCTATGATCGTTTCTTGTAGTCTCAAACATTCTGATGCTATGGCCCATAGATCTTCTCTTTGTTCTGTTCGCTACTGCTTTCATCGAAAAATCGTtgacaattaataattaattaactaattaattaatcacacctaattaattattactatactactatatatataacataaatgcaccatatatatatatatattgataagtCCAGTctcctccttcttctttcttaatTTGTTTTCTTTGTTAATTTCTGTGATGATCATGTCATGGAAACTAAGAAGAATTTGTTTGACCTACCTTTCTTTGTTCTATCTCAAACTTAATTAATATTCGAAAGTAATTGATTATGAAGATACCATATATCATCactttttgtttttggttttaTGAATTAGTAGTACAGTATTGAAATGTATAGATGTAATTATTTATTGAGTAATTCTATTATATATTGAAACTGAGGAAATAAATTTATTCAAACTCAACCACCAAAGAGATTACATGTTTTTCAGAGATTAATCACTTCAAGCTCTCTTTTTCTTAGTCTTAACAACATTCTGGATCAACTCATTTACATGACTAAAAGTAAGTTGTAGCTGCAACAATAGCGACAGTAAGGAACTAAATCAAGCCAGATCGAGGTTGGGCAAACCAAACATTCCAAGAACTGAAATCCAGAGGCCAATCAAAGGGACCAAACCAGCCAAGGACAGCTTGAACCACCTCTGAGAGAAGAATATATATCAAAAAGAGATGATGGTGGCTCTTCTCAATAACCCAACAAACTGGGCAAAGATCAGAGTGTAAATAGGCAAATTGCTTTTAGGCTTGTCCCTAATTGTGAGAATATGTTCATTGATAGCTTGCCATAAGATAAATGTATGCTTTGGGACACTTAAACGACACTAAACAGCTTTCTGATAATCTAACAGGGTTGTGAGAGGAATTTTGACGATATTGAATTTATGCGAGTACTCACTTATTAGATTAGCATACTCCACTTCTGAAGAGATTTCTTGTGTTGGTTTTAGAGGTGGCAAAACGTGTCGTGTTCGTgtcatatttaaaatataactcGCTTTTATATTTCGTGTCAGGTGTGTCGATCCGTTGTTTGACTCGTGTCTAATTTTCTCAACCCTAACCCGATCGGTAAAAAACCATATTGTGTTCGTGTCGACCCATAGTGACCCATTTTGCTATTATTGAAACTGAAGttgtagaaaaaaaatgatagatttaggttcaattagaaaatttatatagataaaatttatgtgtatataatttgttatatataataaaaattaaaaattttaaaatatttttaatttcatgttaaaaaaagttaagttttaaattttttaactttACATTGAATcactaaattaatatttttatttcttaataTCCATTCTTCCATGGCTGTCACGAGACGTGGAAATTCTAGTGAACCACAAGACCCTATGACCACGGATCCCAATGTTCAAGTGTCGCCTGTTGTAACCAACCTGAACGTGGCTGCCTGACCACCACGTTCCAGCCAGCTGGCCGACCCCTCTACCACGGAGGTCCAGCTAGGAGACCAACCCCTACTGGACCCACTTTCCAATCAACTACTGAAGTTCCTGACACGGGGGTTGGACCTTGTATTTATGTTGGTGAGACTGGACCTGAGATTAATAGCCCTAACATTAATGAACGAACCCATGTTAACTTAGGGGATGACTTTGAACTTGCTAGGCAGGACTGACCGATTCCAGGGCTTGCCTGAAAACGAATAAAGAAGGGAAGATGTCCCACCAAGGCAAGACCGGAGCAGGTCTCGCAGTGGGGAGTCCTACCCCAATCCTAATGAAGATAGTGCCACTAGTCACCTAAGTAGTGAGCGCACTAACCGGAGAACTCAAAATATTCGGCACAACAATGACACTCCACCCCGAAATACTCAAACACCGTTTTGACCCAAGACTTAAGGATTCTGTGTTTGACAGAGTTGGCCCTCATGTAAGAGTAGATCTTCGGGCTGGATTGAACAAGAGAAGAAATGCTCGGGATGGGCACATCCCGCcctaacactactacaaaattcacTATTCACGTCTGTTTTTAAGTGTCACTTAAAGAATTTACGTCGGTTTATAAAACCGACGTATTTACCGTAGTcacaaatagttttttattagcgTCATTTTCAAAACGACGCAAAAATTTTTTTTCGACATTTATAAACCGACGCTAAATACTTACTTTTCCATTTTATTTTAAGCGTCGGTTAAAAAATGACGGTAAATGTTTCATGGCATTTTAAAATTGTCACAAAAAACTTATTCCGTCGGTTTAAAAATGTCATATCTATTacgaaaatactttttttttttacctattgcgtcacttataaaatgaagcacaaatataagtaagggaaaattgcaaatttttcatgcaattttccccacctgcattatcaaattttagaataattttatataatagtaaatacataatacaaacaaaattaaaataacatttttaaaacttacataaaATTAGTAATCGATTCTATTAACTAATCACACAATACCAAAATTGCTAATAGAATCTATCCTAAAACTTAAATTTCATGTATATTGTAAACTCAATATAAACTAATTACATATGCAAAagataacaataatcataaAACTTGTTACTCATGTAATATAACAGAAGTAGTAACCTTGTACTTAATCTATAATTAAAGGCCTCACAAATTCAGCCCACTCATCCCGTACTGCATTTATCTCCTCGTTACTATAGGGAGCGTCTGACTTGAACTGTAAAacataagataaaaaaaatactaatcattatattaaaagtataattaaaatacaaactaaatAAAGAAGAGTTATTCATGTTTATTTTACCGTTAACCTATTCACACTCATCCAATCTCTATCAATTTCGAAACTTCTAACAAAACaacaatttaattaacctaattaattcaataaaataCTAATCCTCCTGAaatttctaccgaaatttcggcaacATATCATCTATAATTCGGACGTTCCcgaaaattttaaacatgcaaTTAATCTATTAAAATATCCACAAtaatacaaacaaacaaaactatAATTAACAGTACAAATAttaccacccatccgaccgcagttaTGCAATCCCAGAACTtacttcactatggatgaatatctaggatattcaaactcttctacgatttataaaatataaagaaataaagtTTAAGTAGCTTACCAATTCCAAGCTAGCGTTCAAGCAATTTCTTCGAAAGATACCACCACAATTAAAAAGTTACATTGTGAATAAAAGTAGTGATgtgaaaaattgtatatttagTCGAATAGCCAAAAATGCAAAAACACAAGtacgtacatatatatatatatacaatacatatATCATAGTAGTCATAATTAATTGTCTCTATATATTAGCTAATAATAATTGTTCCTAAGTTTTTGactgattgaattttttaatttgtaattttattaaatgtaaAAGG from Cannabis sativa cultivar Pink pepper isolate KNU-18-1 chromosome 2, ASM2916894v1, whole genome shotgun sequence encodes:
- the LOC115720453 gene encoding uncharacterized protein LOC115720453 — protein: MAPSVNVTVDSPLPPLSKPPGSRGTHFSPPSSSSRRHVLFSDQTSNGTDLYSTTATNKRTSRKCRSCWLGCLAWSAMVTFAFVLVLLLFTIIAASFLNSLIPEISLHSIKFENMRAIHPSSPRRKPSIAADMVYVMRFTNNNEKTTVSFSSLTVVALWKGSKLGEAVIGAFTEKPKSRKELSLRTRVENGEKDDAYSFDAGLMTDENSVIDLLFEGVFGFKNGQFELKGVPMIVSCSLKHSDAMAHRSSLCSVRYCFHRKIVDN